ACACTTGGCCGATGAGACGCGTGCGCCGCCATGTGTTCCTCGCATGCCGTTGCCGCATGCAACCTGATCGATTAGAACCGACGACGGCACGGGGCCATCTCCCATGCCTTCAAACCAGGAGCCATGATGCGACCTTCCCGACGCGAAGCCCATGAACTGCGTGCGATCAGCCTTGAGCGCGGCGTTTCCAAGCATGCGGAAGGCTCCTGCCTGGTCCGGTTCGGCGACACCCATGTGCTGTGTACCGCCAGCTTGGAAGCGCGGGTGCCGGGCTGGCTGCGGGGCACCGGCAAAGGGTGGGTATCGGCCGAATATGGCATGCTGCCCCGGGCGACCACCGAGCGGACGCAACGGGAGGCCGCAACCGGCAAGCGCGGCGGCCGCACGCTGGAGATCCAGCGGCTGATCGGGCGCTCCCTGCGGGCTGCCGTTGACTTGACGAAGCTTGGGGAGATGCAGATCACCATCGACTGTGACGTCATCCAGGCGGATGGCGGCACACGCACCGCCGCCATCACCGGCGGCTGGGTTGCCCTGCATGACTGCCTCCAGTGGATGATGGCGCGCAACATGCTGCGCGAGATGCCGCTCGTCGGCCAGGTCGCGGCGATTTCCTGCGGCATCTATCGGGGAACCCCCGTCTGCGATCTCGATTATGCAGAGGATTCGGACGCCGAGGCGGATGCCAATTTTGTCATGAACGGCAGTGGTCAGCTGATCGAGGTGCAGGGCACGGCGGAAAAGGCGCCGTTCTCCGAGGATCAGTTCGT
This genomic stretch from Rhodoligotrophos defluvii harbors:
- the rph gene encoding ribonuclease PH, encoding MRPSRREAHELRAISLERGVSKHAEGSCLVRFGDTHVLCTASLEARVPGWLRGTGKGWVSAEYGMLPRATTERTQREAATGKRGGRTLEIQRLIGRSLRAAVDLTKLGEMQITIDCDVIQADGGTRTAAITGGWVALHDCLQWMMARNMLREMPLVGQVAAISCGIYRGTPVCDLDYAEDSDAEADANFVMNGSGQLIEVQGTAEKAPFSEDQFVELLRLARQGINRVLDLQKTAVS